One region of Gossypium raimondii isolate GPD5lz chromosome 6, ASM2569854v1, whole genome shotgun sequence genomic DNA includes:
- the LOC105772250 gene encoding uncharacterized protein LOC105772250, with the protein MASSSTVMKAENGQSSSSSSSSSKKRGRRATTILTLPQPRPHQPKERSPLTIATLRLVKEKAEKRGKRTSRAVSVRHFDNTDINYYWLLPGWVAEERYVPSGRKGLGRIYKYYYDPTGHMYYSKREVLFAWKKMNIICLDP; encoded by the exons ATGGCAAGTTCTAGCACAGTGATGAAGGCAGAGAATGGGCAGTCGAGCTCGAGCTCGAGCTCAAGCTCTAAGAAGAGGGGGAGACGAGCAACAACAATATTAACGCTACCACAACCGCGACCACATCAGCCTAAGGAGCGGTCGCCGTTGACCATAGCCACCTTACGATTAGTGAAAGAGAAGGCCGAGAAAAGGGGTAAAAGGACGTCACGGGCTGTCTCCGTCCGGCACTTTGATAATACTGATATTAACTATTACTGGTTGCTCCCTGGATGGGTTGCGGAGGAGCGCTATGTTCCGTCTGGCCGTAAGGGCCTTGGTAGGATTTATAAG TATTACTATGATCCTACTGGGCACATGTACTACTCCAAACGTGAAGTATTGTTTGCatggaagaaaatgaacatCATTTGCCTTGATCCTTAA